Proteins encoded in a region of the Nostoc sp. UHCC 0926 genome:
- a CDS encoding SDR family NAD(P)-dependent oxidoreductase, translated as MTIIAGQTVLLTGASRGIGVFIARALAKEKATIVGISRSQEALDQVSAEVKALGGRWLGIRYDLSKLEDLPNLVQQINQVAGPIDILINNAGIEIYRQFQDYSTAELQSILTINLLSAMELSRLVLPTMLAHSRGHIVNIASLAGKKGNPYNSVYSASKAGLLMWTDALRQELASTGVGISAICPGYVSGEGMIADTGVPIPKLAGASTPDDVAKAVIRAIKQNQAEVIVNQDPITATISKLLMGLWQIFPQFGDIVYQWMGVGKLNQLRIENQKSVALKFSRSKSMVTVTSDKTIER; from the coding sequence ATGACAATTATTGCAGGTCAGACAGTACTTCTGACAGGAGCCTCACGCGGGATAGGAGTGTTTATTGCTCGTGCTTTGGCAAAAGAAAAGGCAACTATAGTTGGTATCTCGCGATCGCAAGAGGCACTAGATCAAGTATCTGCCGAAGTCAAAGCTTTAGGAGGTCGTTGGTTAGGTATTAGATATGACCTCAGTAAGCTAGAGGATCTGCCAAATCTCGTTCAGCAGATTAATCAGGTTGCAGGGCCAATTGACATTTTAATTAACAACGCAGGTATAGAAATATATAGGCAATTTCAAGATTATTCTACTGCGGAGTTGCAGTCAATATTAACAATTAACTTGCTATCGGCGATGGAATTAAGTCGTTTGGTACTACCAACGATGTTAGCCCATAGCAGGGGTCACATTGTTAATATTGCTTCTCTGGCTGGTAAAAAGGGAAACCCTTACAACAGTGTTTACTCTGCCAGTAAAGCTGGTTTACTAATGTGGACTGATGCACTCAGGCAAGAACTAGCTAGTACTGGCGTGGGAATTTCTGCAATCTGTCCGGGATATGTTTCTGGTGAGGGAATGATTGCTGATACTGGCGTACCGATACCAAAGTTAGCAGGCGCATCTACACCAGATGATGTAGCAAAAGCCGTCATCCGAGCTATTAAGCAGAATCAGGCAGAAGTAATTGTCAATCAAGATCCGATAACAGCAACTATATCAAAACTGCTGATGGGGCTGTGGCAAATTTTCCCCCAGTTTGGAGACATAGTTTACCAGTGGATGGGAGTAGGTAAGCTTAATCAACTCCGCATTGAGAATCAAAAGTCTGTTGCGTTGAAATTTAGTAGAAGTAAATCAATGGTAACAGTAACATCAGACAAAACCATTGAAAGATGA
- a CDS encoding type I polyketide synthase, with protein sequence MNSEQEKTVSPIKRALRAIEDLQAKVDLLEYAKREPIAIIGMGCRFPGADNPEAFWQLLRNGVDAITEVPADRWDLEKFYDPDPDAPGKVCTSKGGFLTQVDGFNPEFFGISAREAASIDPQQRLLLEVGWEALENATQAPEHLYNSSTGVFIGIYLNDYSKVMSSVGDSTQIDAFSAIGNSLSVAAGRLSYILGLKGPSMAIDTSCSSSLVSVHLACQSLRLGECNLALAGGVGLNLVPDTSIALSKSHMLNPNGRCQTFDAAANGFVKGEGCGVVVLKRLKNALADGDNILALIRGSAVNHNGRSSSLIAPNGMSQQATIRQALENSGVDSAQIDYVEVQGTGTSVGEPIEVAALGAVFGKNRPEDKPLVIGSVKTNIGHLEPASGIASLIKVVLALQHGEIPPHLHFQQPNPYIKWDEFSLKVPTERMPWTVGAKRRLAGVNTFGFSGTNAHVILEEAPISEVAPSSIERPLHLLALSAKTDEALIQLAERYEKHLAANPDLALGDICFSANSGRSHFQHRLSVVASSSTELYEKLAAFRAGQEVAGLFKGKVAGSPKIGFIFTSFSSQYLEMGRKLYETQPTFRATLDHCDQILRSYLEQPLLEILFSQSPPAPPALFCLEYALFQLWKSWGIEPTAVMGNNVGEYVAACVAGVLRLEDGLKLVAKSQMDEFEQIAKEVTYSQPRIPVISHLTGEIATPEYWCQQVRQPVNAASVDILAQQGYEIFLEIGSDRLSKNEKLSLPSLHPEKEDWQQLLESLGTLYVHGAKVDWLAFDLDYSRQRLQLPTYPWQRKRHWFGANRNGQEKVESFSPNKSLNNADFKQLVKQLEMTAELSQAELNLLPRLFELLEKQHQQTETEEETNITLQQLSLKSLTAEDIQAWLVNQIAQELGVKPDEINVRLPFDSYGLDSVLAIAIASAGKQFLGLDMSPLLLVHYPTIESLSQHLAKEVEASESETFEV encoded by the coding sequence ATGAATTCAGAACAAGAAAAGACTGTATCACCCATCAAGCGGGCACTTCGGGCTATTGAAGACCTACAAGCCAAAGTTGACCTGCTGGAATACGCCAAACGAGAACCAATTGCCATCATTGGCATGGGTTGCCGATTTCCAGGTGCTGACAATCCAGAGGCATTCTGGCAACTGTTACGCAACGGAGTTGATGCCATTACTGAAGTTCCTGCTGATCGCTGGGATCTTGAAAAATTCTATGATCCAGATCCTGATGCTCCTGGCAAAGTGTGTACCAGCAAAGGGGGTTTTTTGACTCAGGTAGATGGCTTTAACCCAGAATTTTTTGGGATTTCAGCTAGGGAAGCAGCAAGTATAGATCCCCAACAACGGCTCTTACTAGAAGTTGGTTGGGAGGCTTTAGAAAATGCCACTCAAGCACCAGAGCATTTGTATAACAGTTCTACGGGAGTATTTATCGGCATTTACCTCAATGATTACAGCAAGGTTATGTCGTCAGTAGGAGACTCAACCCAAATCGACGCTTTTAGTGCGATCGGCAACTCTTTGAGCGTAGCGGCTGGGCGCTTGTCGTATATTTTAGGGCTAAAAGGCCCGAGTATGGCGATCGATACTTCTTGTTCTTCTTCATTAGTTTCAGTGCATTTGGCTTGTCAAAGTTTGCGGCTGGGAGAGTGCAATCTAGCCCTAGCTGGCGGAGTTGGTTTGAATCTTGTACCAGACACCAGCATTGCTCTCTCCAAGTCGCACATGCTAAATCCTAACGGCCGCTGCCAAACCTTCGATGCTGCTGCGAATGGCTTTGTAAAAGGAGAAGGGTGTGGTGTCGTCGTCCTGAAGCGCCTCAAAAATGCCTTGGCTGACGGGGACAATATCTTAGCCTTGATTCGTGGTTCTGCGGTAAACCACAATGGTCGCAGTAGTAGCTTAATTGCTCCAAATGGGATGTCTCAGCAAGCTACGATTCGCCAAGCTTTAGAAAATAGTGGCGTAGACTCAGCCCAGATTGACTATGTGGAGGTTCAGGGTACAGGGACATCAGTTGGAGAACCAATTGAGGTGGCAGCTTTGGGAGCAGTGTTTGGTAAGAATCGTCCTGAAGACAAACCTTTGGTTATTGGTTCAGTAAAAACCAACATTGGTCACTTAGAACCCGCTTCTGGGATCGCCAGTTTAATTAAAGTAGTGCTGGCTCTGCAACATGGAGAAATTCCACCCCACCTGCATTTTCAGCAGCCTAATCCTTACATTAAATGGGATGAATTCAGCCTAAAAGTTCCGACTGAGCGAATGCCCTGGACTGTAGGAGCAAAGCGCAGACTGGCGGGAGTGAATACTTTTGGCTTTAGCGGCACTAACGCTCACGTAATTCTGGAAGAGGCTCCGATTTCAGAAGTAGCGCCAAGCTCAATAGAACGCCCTTTGCACCTACTGGCACTATCAGCTAAGACAGACGAAGCTCTGATCCAGTTAGCCGAACGGTACGAGAAACACTTGGCTGCTAACCCAGACTTAGCTTTAGGAGATATCTGCTTTAGCGCCAACAGTGGGCGATCGCACTTTCAGCATCGGTTAAGTGTGGTAGCATCTTCATCTACCGAACTTTATGAAAAGCTAGCCGCCTTTAGGGCTGGGCAAGAAGTAGCAGGGTTATTTAAAGGAAAGGTCGCAGGTTCTCCGAAAATAGGCTTCATTTTCACAAGCTTTAGCTCCCAGTATCTAGAAATGGGGCGTAAACTCTACGAAACTCAACCTACCTTCCGTGCTACCCTCGACCATTGCGATCAAATCCTGCGTTCTTACTTAGAGCAACCATTACTAGAGATACTTTTCTCTCAATCTCCTCCTGCTCCCCCTGCCCTCTTCTGCCTGGAGTATGCCCTTTTCCAATTATGGAAATCCTGGGGTATAGAACCCACCGCAGTTATGGGTAACAATGTCGGGGAATACGTAGCTGCTTGTGTAGCTGGAGTTTTAAGGTTGGAAGATGGCTTGAAGTTGGTTGCTAAATCCCAAATGGACGAGTTTGAGCAAATCGCTAAGGAAGTAACCTACTCCCAACCACGAATTCCCGTAATTTCTCATCTAACTGGTGAAATAGCTACCCCTGAGTATTGGTGTCAGCAAGTACGACAACCCGTAAATGCTGCCAGCGTGGATATTTTAGCTCAACAGGGGTACGAAATATTTCTGGAAATAGGTAGCGATCGCTTGTCTAAGAATGAAAAACTTTCGCTTCCTAGTCTGCATCCAGAAAAAGAAGATTGGCAACAGCTACTAGAAAGTTTGGGGACTTTATATGTACATGGGGCAAAAGTAGACTGGTTAGCTTTTGACCTAGATTACTCGCGTCAACGTCTGCAATTACCAACCTATCCCTGGCAGCGAAAGCGTCACTGGTTTGGAGCTAATCGGAATGGGCAAGAGAAAGTTGAGAGCTTTTCCCCGAATAAATCTCTCAATAACGCAGATTTCAAACAATTAGTCAAGCAGTTAGAAATGACCGCAGAACTCTCACAAGCAGAATTGAATTTGCTGCCTAGACTGTTTGAGCTATTGGAGAAGCAACACCAGCAGACCGAAACTGAGGAGGAAACTAACATAACATTGCAGCAGCTAAGTCTCAAGTCTCTGACAGCAGAAGATATTCAAGCTTGGTTAGTTAACCAAATTGCCCAAGAACTGGGAGTCAAACCCGATGAAATTAATGTCCGGCTACCTTTTGATAGTTACGGTTTAGATTCCGTGCTAGCGATCGCCATTGCTAGTGCTGGAAAACAATTCCTCGGACTTGATATGTCTCCACTTCTGTTGGTGCATTATCCCACTATAGAGTCTCTTTCACAGCACTTAGCCAAAGAAGTAGAAGCTTCTGAATCAGAAACCTTTGAAGTTTAA
- the glf gene encoding UDP-galactopyranose mutase codes for MLFDWLIVGAGYSACVMAERLATQLGQRVLIVEQRDHIGGNAYDCYNEHGILVHKYGPHIFHTKSKKVWDYLSQFTEWRHYYHHVLGVLEGKKVPIPFNLNSLYALFPEKYAEKLENLLLENFGFGVKVPILKLRESASGDLSFLADYIYENVFLHYTIKQWGMKPEDLDRGVTGRVPVYISRDDRYFQDPYQAMPKLGYTEMFRRMLAHPNIKVLLNADYREIIKDVKFHRLLCTGPIDTFFDYMYGELPYRSLRFQFETLDQEQYQEVGTVNYPNDYDITRITEQKYLSGQTSPKTTLVTEYPQAYVPGKNDPYYPILNEESRDRLSLYLKEVEKLNGTVLFAGRLGDYKYYDMDHAVLRALGLFEKEIANRM; via the coding sequence ATGCTATTTGATTGGCTGATCGTAGGGGCAGGATACTCGGCCTGTGTAATGGCTGAACGGCTAGCAACTCAACTTGGACAGAGAGTATTGATTGTAGAGCAGCGAGATCACATTGGGGGTAATGCCTACGATTGTTACAACGAGCATGGTATTCTCGTTCATAAATATGGGCCTCACATTTTTCATACTAAGTCTAAAAAAGTATGGGATTATCTGTCTCAATTTACAGAATGGAGGCATTACTATCATCATGTGTTAGGAGTCTTGGAAGGTAAGAAAGTACCTATCCCTTTTAATCTCAATTCTCTCTATGCACTTTTTCCTGAGAAATATGCAGAGAAGCTGGAGAATTTACTTCTAGAAAACTTTGGTTTTGGAGTGAAAGTACCCATTTTAAAACTGCGGGAAAGTGCTAGTGGTGATCTCAGCTTTTTAGCTGATTACATTTATGAAAATGTTTTTTTGCATTACACAATCAAGCAATGGGGGATGAAACCAGAGGATCTGGATCGGGGGGTAACGGGACGTGTTCCAGTTTATATCAGCCGGGATGACCGTTACTTTCAAGACCCCTATCAAGCTATGCCTAAGCTAGGCTATACAGAAATGTTCCGGCGAATGCTGGCTCATCCCAATATTAAGGTATTGCTAAACGCAGATTACCGCGAGATTATCAAAGATGTTAAGTTTCATCGCCTACTTTGCACTGGGCCGATTGACACTTTTTTTGATTATATGTATGGTGAATTGCCCTATCGGAGTCTGCGCTTTCAATTCGAGACTTTGGATCAAGAGCAGTATCAAGAAGTGGGTACAGTTAACTATCCCAACGATTACGACATCACTCGCATCACTGAGCAGAAGTATTTGTCAGGACAAACTTCTCCTAAAACTACCTTGGTAACGGAATATCCTCAGGCTTATGTACCGGGGAAAAATGACCCGTATTATCCTATTCTCAATGAAGAGAGCCGCGATCGCCTAAGCTTATACCTTAAAGAGGTAGAGAAACTCAACGGTACAGTACTGTTTGCAGGGCGACTTGGAGATTACAAGTACTACGACATGGATCATGCAGTGCTTCGGGCATTGGGTTTGTTTGAGAAAGAAATAGCGAATCGGATGTAG
- a CDS encoding methyltransferase domain-containing protein, giving the protein MVQQKLVSTTKQRLECSICNYRVDPNDKSAFSIFPCNVRAFMGETFKVWRCPDCKTIHCLDVVDLDHYYAKYPIAQATLTWPFRVFYRKLRKQLTKHGFSKTHSMLDYGCGVNGLFVQYLRQQGFTNCHGYDPYAPKDGFGDPATLQPGAFDYILLQDVIEHVEDPNVLLDKLNNLLAPGGYILISTPNAANLNLNRPDINDICNAVHIPYHLHIYTRESIELLGRRQGWKFVDSLRPNHDTLWPTLNARVSNEYQRILDGPVDVFYEPINSRKVLTSSRFIFFAFYAIFGYWLNSYSGMSIMFRKSI; this is encoded by the coding sequence ATGGTGCAACAAAAACTCGTTAGTACAACCAAACAACGCCTTGAATGTTCGATTTGCAATTATCGCGTCGATCCAAATGATAAATCTGCATTTTCTATATTTCCATGCAACGTCAGAGCCTTTATGGGTGAAACATTTAAGGTTTGGAGATGTCCTGATTGCAAGACAATTCATTGTCTAGATGTCGTGGATCTTGATCATTACTACGCAAAATATCCGATTGCCCAGGCAACATTGACATGGCCATTTCGCGTATTTTACAGAAAATTACGCAAACAATTGACGAAGCATGGGTTTTCCAAGACTCACTCGATGCTCGATTATGGCTGTGGTGTAAACGGTCTGTTTGTACAGTACCTACGACAGCAGGGCTTTACCAATTGTCATGGATATGACCCTTACGCGCCCAAGGACGGCTTTGGCGATCCGGCAACGCTTCAACCAGGAGCATTCGATTACATTTTGCTCCAGGATGTCATCGAACACGTTGAAGATCCTAATGTCCTGTTAGATAAGTTAAACAACTTGCTTGCTCCTGGTGGTTATATTCTGATCAGCACACCAAACGCGGCTAACCTTAACTTAAATCGACCTGACATAAACGATATTTGTAACGCGGTACATATCCCCTACCACCTTCATATTTATACTCGTGAATCCATCGAATTATTGGGGCGTCGTCAAGGGTGGAAATTTGTAGATTCATTACGGCCCAATCATGATACACTCTGGCCTACCCTGAATGCTCGCGTTTCCAATGAGTACCAACGCATCCTCGACGGCCCGGTAGATGTCTTTTACGAACCGATCAACTCAAGGAAAGTGTTGACATCGAGCAGATTTATATTCTTCGCATTTTACGCAATTTTTGGCTATTGGCTCAATTCTTATTCTGGGATGAGCATCATGTTCCGCAAAAGCATTTAA
- a CDS encoding MGDG synthase family glycosyltransferase: MKKVYLMIYDLGAGHRSTANALQKVIEKRQLPWEIHIVDAFKEIIGTTAPHYVYNQLILKKDWAKIINDPFLVPSFKLQIRLSHFAWLGRFKKYWQQHQPDMVVSLLPYINGLINQSLQAVSPSVPFTTVITDHADCPPHFWIDPQAQFLICPTQRAVEQAKNLGYTQERIFNTSGVVIHPRFSEPVNSDRRIERERLGLDPDLPTGLITFGSQGSKAMLEIADSLEKSSLNLQLIFICGRNEEIANTLRRQQSRLPRFIETFTSEIPYYMHLSDFFIGKSGSVGVSEAVAMKLPVITDCNALSMFQERPSAEWIAENEIGIVVRDFRDINQAVAKLIQPETLAQYRANAAAINNQGVFEVVDILEQMLESSFSVAPSLTVEINKQLSSTV, from the coding sequence ATGAAAAAAGTATATTTGATGATTTATGATTTAGGCGCAGGTCATCGCAGCACAGCCAATGCTCTGCAAAAAGTGATTGAGAAGCGGCAATTGCCTTGGGAAATTCATATAGTCGATGCTTTTAAAGAAATCATTGGCACGACTGCTCCACATTACGTTTACAATCAGCTGATCCTCAAAAAAGATTGGGCAAAAATTATTAATGACCCTTTCTTAGTTCCCTCATTCAAATTACAAATACGCCTTTCTCATTTTGCTTGGTTAGGACGTTTTAAAAAATACTGGCAGCAGCATCAACCTGATATGGTGGTTTCATTACTTCCCTATATCAACGGGCTGATTAATCAAAGCTTGCAAGCAGTATCGCCCAGTGTGCCTTTTACAACCGTAATAACCGATCATGCCGATTGTCCACCGCACTTCTGGATTGATCCACAAGCACAATTCTTAATTTGTCCGACTCAACGAGCAGTTGAACAAGCAAAAAACTTGGGTTATACGCAAGAGCGAATCTTCAACACTTCCGGAGTGGTAATTCATCCTCGATTTTCTGAACCCGTAAATAGCGATCGCCGAATTGAAAGAGAACGCTTAGGTCTAGATCCAGATTTACCTACAGGTTTAATCACTTTTGGTAGTCAGGGATCAAAAGCAATGCTAGAAATTGCCGATTCTCTAGAGAAATCGTCACTGAATCTACAACTCATTTTTATCTGCGGACGTAATGAAGAAATAGCAAATACTTTGCGCCGTCAACAGAGTCGCTTACCAAGGTTCATTGAAACTTTTACTAGTGAAATTCCCTACTACATGCATCTGTCAGATTTCTTTATTGGGAAATCTGGTTCTGTAGGTGTCAGCGAAGCTGTGGCAATGAAATTGCCAGTAATTACAGATTGCAACGCCTTAAGTATGTTTCAAGAACGACCCTCGGCTGAATGGATTGCAGAAAATGAGATTGGGATTGTAGTCCGCGATTTTCGGGATATTAATCAAGCTGTAGCAAAGCTAATCCAACCGGAAACTTTAGCTCAGTATCGTGCCAACGCGGCTGCGATCAACAATCAAGGAGTATTTGAAGTTGTTGATATTTTGGAACAAATGCTTGAAAGTTCCTTCTCAGTTGCGCCTTCTCTAACGGTTGAGATAAATAAGCAGTTATCCTCGACAGTTTGA